The following nucleotide sequence is from Achromobacter spanius.
GCCTTGCAGACGCTGACGATGGTGGGCATTCCGTCGCCACAGGAGCGCCTGCGCGCATATCCACACCAACTGTCTGGCGGCATGCGCCAGCGCGTGGCCATTGCCATCGCACTCTTGAATTCACCGCGCCTGATCATCGCCGACGAGCCCACCACCGCGCTGGATGTCACGATTCAAGGGCAGATTCTTTTTGAAGTGCAGAAGCTGTGCCGCGAAACCGGTACTGGCTTGATATGGATCACGCACGATCTGGCGGTGGTGGCTGGCCTGGCCGACCGCGTGTCGGTGATGTATGCGGGCCGCGTAGTTGAAACGGGCAGCACGTATGACGTCATCACGCATCCCATGCATCCGTACACGCATGGGCTGATTGCATCGATCCCCACACCGGAATCGCGCGGCAGGCCGTTGGTGCCGATTCCCGGCATGACACCGTCGCTGTTGAATCTGCCGCAAGGCTGTGCGTTTCGCGGGCGCTGTCCCCGCGCCACCGACGCCTGTCTGATCGAACCGCAGCCTGTGGAAGTTCGCCCGGCGCAATGGGTGCGCTGCTGGCACGCCGGAGACCCAGACCCCAAATGAGCGCAGCAGAACGCGACGCCGCCGCCCCCATCTTGTCCCTGCGCGACGTGGAACTGCGCTTCGTGCAGCCCGTGGACCTGGCCGGGCGCATTGCCAATTTGCTGGGGGCGGGCTTGAAGACACAGGTGGTGCACGCCGTGGCCGGCGTGGACCTGGATGTGCAGCCTGGCGAAGTCATTGGCATCGTGGGTGAATCAGGCTGTGGAAAATCCACGCTGGGCCGCGTCGTATCCGGCATTCTGCCGCCCTCGTCGGGCGATGTGCACTACCAGGGCAAGGCCGTGCGGACGATGGCGGGGCCGGAGCGGCGCGCCTACGAGCTAGGCGTGCAGATGATTTTCCAAGACCCCTACGCCTCGCTCAACCCGCGCATGCGGGTGCGCGAAATCATCGGCGAGGCACCCGTGGCGCACGGCCTGATCCGCGCCCGCGACAAGGCGGAATACGTGGCCGGGCTGATGCGCCAAGTGGGCCTGGACCCGTCTTTCACGCAGCGCTACCCGCATCAGTTTTCAGGCGGGCAGCGGCAGCGCATCGGCATCGCGCGGGCGTTGGCGCTCAAGCCCTCCGTGATCGTCTGCGATGAAGCCGTGGCCGCTTTGGATGTGTCGATTCAGGCGCAGGTGCTGAACCTGTTTGAACAATTGCGCGATGACCTGGACCTGACGTATCTGTTCATCAGCCACAACCTGAGCGTGGTCAGCCATATCTCGGACCGCGTGGCGATCATGTATCTGGGGCGCGTGGTGGAGCTTGCGCCGACCGACACGGTTTTTCAGCGCGCCAACCATCCGTACACACAAGCACTGTTGAAAGAGCTGCCGACCTTGACGCCCGGTCGGCGCACGTATCAGCCGATCAAGGGCGAACTGCCGTCTCCGCTGGACCCGCCCAGTGGCTGCGCATTCCACCCACGTTGTCCCCACGCCATGGCGCGCTGCAAGGAGGAACGGCCCTTGCTGCGGGAAATCGCGCCAGGCCAGCTCAGCGCCTGCCACCTGAACGACACACCCTGACTGGACGTTGGATGGGTAAAGAACGACATGCCCTTGACTGGACGTTGGATGGGTAAAGAATGACACGCCCTGACTAGACGTAGGATGGGTGAAGCGCGAGAATCCCTGGACAAGAAAGCTGACACCAAGCGCGCGCAACCCATCAAGCAGAGCCGGAAACATGGCAGGAATAAAGAAGAACCTGACCGCTACTAAAGAAGCTTGTTTTGCGCATGCGCTTGTGAAAATTGAACCGTCGCTTGATGGGTTACGCGCGTTTGGCACTCGCTTTTTTCTGACGTGCTGATCGCGCTTCACCCATCCTACGTCGCCTTGTGAATTCACCTAATTTGACTCTGACCCCATGAAAACCATTGCCGAAATCGAACGCGCGCACCCGGAACTGACCGCCTTGCGCCGCGATATCCACGCGCACCCGGAACTGGCCTTCCAGGAAACGCGCACGTCCAACCTGGTGGCGCAACGCTTGCGCGAGTGGGGCCTGGAAGTGCATACGGGCCTCGGGAAAACCGGCGTGGTGGGGGTATTGCGCGCCGGCAGCGGCAAGAAGATGATCGGCCTGCGCGCTGACATGGATGCGCTGCCCATGCCCGAGCACAACCGTTTTGCACACAAGTCCACCATCAGCGGCCGCATGCACGGCTGTGGCCATGACGGCCATACCGCCATGCTGCTGGGCGCCGCGCAATACCTATCCACGCATCGCAATTTCGACGGTACGGTGGTGTTCATCTTCCAGCCGGCCGAAGAAGGCGGCAACGCCGGCGCGCGCGCCATGATGCAGGACGGCCTGTTCGACAAATTCCCCTGCGATGCGGTGTTCGGCATCCACAACATGCCCGGCATGCCGGTCAACCAGTTCGGCTTTCGCGCGGGCCCGACGATGGCTTCCAGCAACCGCTGGGACATCGTCATCAAGGGCGTGGGCGGGCACGCGGCGCAGCCTCATGCCTCGGTCGACCCCATCATTGTGGCCGCCGATATGGTGCACGCTTTGCAGACCGTGATTTCGCGCAGCAAGAATCCGCTGGACCAGGCCGTGCTGTCGATCACGCAGATCCATGCGGGTGATGCCTACAACGTGATTCCCGGCGAGGCCGTGCTGCGCGGCACGGTGCGCACGTATTCGGTGGAAACCCTGGACAAGATCGAAGCCGACATGCGCCGTATCGCCACCACCTTGCCGCAGGTGTATGGCGGCACGGGCGAACTCGATTTCGTGCGGGCTTATCCGCCGCTGGTGAACTGGGAAAAGGAAACGGCCTTTGCGGCGAAGGTGGCCGAAGAGGCGTTCGGCGCTGAAAGCGTGCTGCGCGACATGCCGCCCTTCATGGGCGCTGAAGATTTTTCCTTCTTCCTGGAAGCCATTCCGGGTGCATATCTGTTCCTGGGCAACGGTGATGGCGACCACCGCATGGAAAGCTATCACGGCATGGGTCCGTGCCAGTTGCATAACCCGAACTACGATTTCAATGATGCGCTGTTGCCGGTGGGCGCCACGTACTGGGTGAAGCTTACCGAGGCCTTCTTGCCGGCCGCCTGAATGCCCGACAACTACCGATAGGCTATTTGCTTATTGGCGTTGTTGATAAAGCCGCGGGGTGTACTCCCGCGGCTTTTTCTATATGACGTGAAGCTTTGATCAAACGCCCATAACTTCGTTTGAGATAGCAGGCGCGGTTCCCATAATGGGTCGTTCCACAGCAAGCGGAAATCCCGCGGATAAGCACTTATCCACAAGGAACACCATGCGTATGTCATCCGAACTTCAGGACCGCCTGGTCCAAACTGTCACCGCCACCGGCTTGGCGCTGGTGTTGGCTCTGTTGGCGCTGGCCTCGCCCACCCCCGCATTGGCCGAAGGTGTGGATACCTTGTCTGCGTGCGTGGCCGCGTCGGCGAGTCTGCGCTAAACGCTTTGCCTGGCGCTGGCCAAGTCCTGCATTCGTGGCCAGCCCTGTGGATAACGTTGAAAACAGGCCACTGCCACGAGCTGTGGATAAAGCGAAATTCGATTCCTAGAGAGCAAATCACCTACGAAAGCATGCACGGCACCCCTACATAAACACCGGTGCGTCTAGCCCGCAATGATGAAAATAGGGCGGTTCCTGTGCGGAACCGCCCTTTTTCTATTCAGGCTGCTGGCACCCTCAGAGCGTCAGCCCCAGCGCCTTGGCCACGCCGGCCGCATAAGCCGGATCGGCCTTCTTGAAGTGTTCCAACTGACGGCGCTGGATCTCTTCCGGCACGCCCGCCATATGGCGGCCGATATTGCCGAACAGCAGTTCCTGTTTTTCCGGCGTCATCAAGCGGAACAAGTTGCCGGGCTGTGAATAATAGTCATCATCCACGCGGTGGTTCCAGCGCGCGGCAGCCTGGCCGTCCAGCGCCAGCGGCGGTTCGCCGGCGGACGGGGTTTCCTTCCACTCGCCCGCGCTATTGGGCTCGTAGTTCAGCGTACCGCCCACGTTGCCATCGACACGGCTCGCGCCATCGCGGTGATAGCTGTGGAACGGGCAGCGCGGCGCATTCACGGGGATCTGGTGATGATTGATCCCCAGGCGGTACCGGTGCGTGTCGCCATACGAGAACAAGCGCCCTTGCAGCATCTTGTCCGGCGAAAAGTCGATGCCCGGGACGATGTTTGCCGGGGTGAAAGCGGCCTGCTCGACTTCGGCGAAGTAGTTCTCGGGGTTCTTGTTCAGCTCCAGCACGCCCACTTCAATCAGCGGATAGTCACCATGCGGCCAGACCTTGGTCAGGT
It contains:
- a CDS encoding ABC transporter ATP-binding protein: MQTNAVETPLAAPPTVLEVQGLKTHFFTRNGVVKAVDGVDLTLAEGEILGLVGESGSGKSITGFSLMGLLDEPGRIVEGHLRLNGEDLRGATPNRWRQLRGQEIAMIFQDPMMTLNPVLRVDTQMIEAVQAHHKVSREQARQRALQTLTMVGIPSPQERLRAYPHQLSGGMRQRVAIAIALLNSPRLIIADEPTTALDVTIQGQILFEVQKLCRETGTGLIWITHDLAVVAGLADRVSVMYAGRVVETGSTYDVITHPMHPYTHGLIASIPTPESRGRPLVPIPGMTPSLLNLPQGCAFRGRCPRATDACLIEPQPVEVRPAQWVRCWHAGDPDPK
- a CDS encoding M20 aminoacylase family protein, giving the protein MKTIAEIERAHPELTALRRDIHAHPELAFQETRTSNLVAQRLREWGLEVHTGLGKTGVVGVLRAGSGKKMIGLRADMDALPMPEHNRFAHKSTISGRMHGCGHDGHTAMLLGAAQYLSTHRNFDGTVVFIFQPAEEGGNAGARAMMQDGLFDKFPCDAVFGIHNMPGMPVNQFGFRAGPTMASSNRWDIVIKGVGGHAAQPHASVDPIIVAADMVHALQTVISRSKNPLDQAVLSITQIHAGDAYNVIPGEAVLRGTVRTYSVETLDKIEADMRRIATTLPQVYGGTGELDFVRAYPPLVNWEKETAFAAKVAEEAFGAESVLRDMPPFMGAEDFSFFLEAIPGAYLFLGNGDGDHRMESYHGMGPCQLHNPNYDFNDALLPVGATYWVKLTEAFLPAA
- a CDS encoding ABC transporter ATP-binding protein, which translates into the protein MSAAERDAAAPILSLRDVELRFVQPVDLAGRIANLLGAGLKTQVVHAVAGVDLDVQPGEVIGIVGESGCGKSTLGRVVSGILPPSSGDVHYQGKAVRTMAGPERRAYELGVQMIFQDPYASLNPRMRVREIIGEAPVAHGLIRARDKAEYVAGLMRQVGLDPSFTQRYPHQFSGGQRQRIGIARALALKPSVIVCDEAVAALDVSIQAQVLNLFEQLRDDLDLTYLFISHNLSVVSHISDRVAIMYLGRVVELAPTDTVFQRANHPYTQALLKELPTLTPGRRTYQPIKGELPSPLDPPSGCAFHPRCPHAMARCKEERPLLREIAPGQLSACHLNDTP